The window AGACCAGCACCATCACGGCGACGATCAGCCAGTTGGCCAGCGGCCACTGCTTGAGCAGCACCAGCCCCTGCCAAGCCGGCACCAGGATCAACAGGCCGATCAGCAGGCGCCGCCAGCGGCCACCCCAGCTCGACGCGCTATCGGGGTAGGTCAGCACCATGACGGTCGCCAGCAACCACCAGAGCAGCGCCAGTACCAGCACCGCCCCGGCCAACTGCGGCAGCCAGGACAGGATGAGCATCAGCGCAGCCACTACGGCGGCGTAGCCAAACCGCGCGGACTGCTCGTTGTATCCAGCCAGACGCGCCCATTCCCAGGCGCCGACACTGACCACCAGACCGATGAACAGCGAGAACGCCGCACCATCGAGGAGGAAGAAACCACCCAGCGCGACCGGCAACAGGATCAGCGCCGTGATGATTCGTTGTTTCAACATGTCGGGGGAGCCTCGGCCTCGACCTGCTCGCTGGTCTTGCCGAAGCGACGCTGACGAGATGCGTAGTCGACCAGCGCGGCCTGCATGGCCTCGCGCTTGAAGTCGGGCCAGTAGAGATCGGAGAAATACAGCTCGGCATACGCCAGCTGCCAGAGAAGGAAGTTGCTGATGCGGTGCTCGCCGCCGGTGCGGATGCACAGGTCCGGCAACGGCTGGTCGCCCGTGGACAGACAGCCCTGGATCAGCTCCGGGGTGATCTCGTCCGGCGCCAGGTGACCGGCCTGCACTTCCCGAGCGAGGCGCTGGGCGGCCTGGGTAATGTCCCACTGGCCACCATAGTTGGCCGCCACCTGCAACAGCATGGTGGTGCCATTGGCCGTCAGGCTTTCCGCCTCGCGCATCGCCGTCTGCAACTCAGGGGCAAAACGGCTGCGGTCCCCGATGATGCGCAGGCGGATGCCATTGGCGCTGAGCTTGCGCACCTCACGGCGCAGGGCCATGAGGAACAGCTCCATCAGCGCACCGACCTCATCGGCCGGGCGCTGCCAGTTCTCGCTGGAGAAGGCGAACAGGGTCAGTACTTCGACGCCCGCTTCGGCGCAGGTCTTGATCACCGCGCGGACGGCATCCACACCCGCTTTATGCCCGGCGACACCGGGCATCAGGCGCTTTTTCGCCCAGCGGTTGTTGCCGTCCATGATGATTGCCACGTGCCGGGGCACAGGCGTCACCTGCTTGGTCTTTTCCATGACGAGAGCCCGGCCGTCAGACGGCCATCAGATCCGCTTCCTTGGCCTCGAGGGCCTTTTCGATATCGGCGACGAACTTGTCGGTGATCTTCTGGATGTCATCACCGGCGCGACGCTCGTCGTCCTCGCTGATTTCCTTCTCTTTCTGCAGGTCCTTGAGCTGAGCCAGGGCATCGCGGCGGATGTTACGCACGGATACACGAGCCTGCTCGGCCTCGGCGCGAGCCTGCTTGGTGAAGCCCTTGCGGGTTTCTTCGGTCAGGGCCGGCATCGGCACACGGATGGTGGTGCCGGCGGTCGCCGGGTTCAGGCCCAGGTCGGAGGTCATGATGGCCTTCTCGACCGCCTGAATCATGCTCTTGTCGAACACGCTCAAGGCCAGGGTGCGGGAGTCTTCCACGGTGATGTTGGCGACCTGGCGCAGCGGGGTGTCGGAACCGTAGTAGGACACCATGACGCTATCCAGGATGCTCGGGTGAGCACGGCCGGTACGAATCTTGGCGAAGGCATGCCCCAGGGCTTCCAGGGTTTTGCCCATGCGATCCTGAGCTTCCTTCTTGATCTCGTTGATCATCTCAATCCTCCTCGATCAGGGTGCCTTCAGCACCACCTACAACAATATTCAGCAGCGCGCCGGGCTTGTTCATGTTGAACACACGCAGCGGCATTTTCTGGTCCCGGCACAGGCAGATGGCGGTAAGGTCCATCACACCCAGCTTGCGATCGAGCACTTCATCGTACGTCAGACGTTCGAATTTCTCGGCATTCGGGTCCTTGAACGGGTCGGCAGTGTACACGCCGTCCACCTTGGTCGCCTTCAGCACTACGTCAGCATCTATTTCAATGGCGCGCAGGCAGGCGGCGGAGTCAGTGGTGAAGAACGGGTTGCCGGTACCGGCGGAGAAAATCACGACCTCACCGCTGTTCAGATGGCGCATGGCCTTGCGGCGGTCGTAATGATCGGTGACACCCACCATGGAAATGGCCGACATGACGATGGCGGTGATGTTGGAGCGCTCCAGCGCATCACGCATGGCCAGGCCGTTCATCACGGTAGCCAGCATGCCCATGTGGTCGCCGGTGACGCGATCCATGCCGGCCGCGGACAGCGCCGCGCCACGGAACAGGTTGCCACCGCCGATGACCAGGCCGACCTGGACACCGATACCCACAAGCTGGCCGATTTCCAGGGCCATCCGATCGAGCACCTTGGGGTCGATACCGAATTCCTCGGACCCCATCAGGGCTTCGCCGCTCAGTTTTAGAAGAATGCGTTTATAGCGAGGTTGACGAGCGCTCAGCTGCTGAGCCATGACCTATTTCTCCTGCGGCGATTGAATGCTTGGCGCCCACGGCGCCTTAGTGTGGAAGCATGGACCCGCCACGCTTACGACGCCGTTAACCCACCGAGTGGGCCTGCGCCGCGGAAACCGCCCCATTTGGCTTCCCCAGTTTGGCAAAGAGGCCGCGCGCGTTAGCGGGCAGCCTCTTGCGGGGCGACAGTCGTGAGACCGTCTATTACTGCTTGGAAGCGGCTACTTGAGCAGCAACCTCGGCAGCGAAGTCAGCTTCGACTTTCTCGATGCCTTCGCCTACTTCATAACGAATGAAGGAAACGATTTCGGCGCCGGCTTTCTTGGCCAGATCACCGACCTTGACTTCCGGATCCTTGACGAACGCTTGCTCGACCAGGCTAGCTTCGGCCAGGAACTTCGAGATACGGCCTTTGACCATGTTCTCGACGATGTTTTCCGGCTTGCCGGCGATCTTGTCGGCGTTCAGAGCGAGGAAAATTTCCTTCTCTTTGGCAACGGCTTCTTCGGAAACCTGCGACGGATCCAGGAACTGCGGGTTGCTGGCAGCGATGTGCATGGCGATGTCGCGAGCCAGGTCAGCGTTGCCACCCTTCAGGGTGACCAGAACGCCGATGCGATGGCCGTGCAGGTAGGCGCCAACCACGTCACCTTCGGCGCGAGCCAGACGACGGATGTTGACGTTTTCGCCGCACTTGGCGACCAGAGCTTCACGGGCCGGCTCTTGTTCAGCGATCAGCGGAGCGGCGTCGGTCAGCTTCTGGGCAACAGCCTTGTCCAGGCTGGCAGCCACGAAGCCTTTGAAGTCGTCCTGCAGGGCCAGGAAGTCGGTCTGCGAGTTGACTTCGATGATGGTGGCGGATTTGGCGTCATCAGCCACTTTAACGGCGATGGAGCCTTCGGCGGCGATGTTGCCAGCCTTCTTGGCAGCCTTGATGGCGCCGGAAGCGCGCATGTCGTCGATGGCCTTCTCGATATCGCCTTCGGCGGCTACCAGGGCCTTCTTGCACTCCATCATGCCCTGGCCGGTACGCTCACGCAGTTCCTTGACCAGTGCTGCAGTAATTTCTGCCATTTCGAAATCCTCTTGAGTTGCTCTCAAAACCAGATCGCCCGGCTGCCCGGGCGGAATTTACAGGGTGGCAAAAAGGGGGCCTAGCCCCCTTCCTGCGCACCGTAGGACGTCTGGACGTCCTGGAATCAGCCTTCGGCGGATTCGGCCGGCGCTTCTTCTACGAACTCGTCAGCACCGCCAGTGGCGTTCTGCTTACCACGCAGAACGGCTTCGGCCATGGAACCCAGGTACAGCTGAACGGCGCGGATGGCGTCGTCGTTGCCCGGGATAACATAGTCAACGCCTTCCGGGCTGCTGTTGGTATCGACGATGCCGATGACCGGGATGCCCAGCTTGTTGGCTTCGGTGATGGCGATGCGCTCGTGGTCGACGTCGATCACGAACAGAGCGTCCGGCAGGCCGCCCATGTCCTTGATACCACCCAGGCTGCGATCCAGTTTTTCCAGATCACGGGTGCGCATCAGGGCTTCTTTCTTGGTCAGCTTGGCGAAGGTGCCGTCCTGGGACTGGGTTTCCAGCTCGCGCAGGCGCTTGATCGACTGACGGATGGTCTTGTAGTTGGTGAGCATGCCGCCCAGCCAACGGTGGTCGACGTACGGCATGCCGCAACGGGCAGCTTCTTCGCGAACGATCTTGCCGGCGGAACGCTTGGTGCCGACGAACAGGATCTTGTTCTTGCCCTGGGCCAGGCGCTCAACGAAGGTCAGGGCCTCGTTGAACATCGGCAGGGTTTTTTCGAGGTTGATGATGTGGATCTTGTTACGCGCGCCGAAAATGAACTTGCCCATTTTCGGGTTCCAGTAACGGGTCTGGTGGCCGAAGTGCACACCGGCCTTCAGCATATCGCGCATATTGACTTGGGACATGATAGTTCCTCGATAAGTCGGGTTAGGCCTCCATGCATCCCAACGGCCAACCCTCCGAACCAGTCGAAAGGCACCCAGGCCATCGTGTCGATGCATGTGTGGGTTTATGCCTCGAAACGGCCGTAGCCTTCGAAGCGGGGCGCTTTATACCACAACCTCGGCCCCAGCGAAACCCGAACAGATATCCGGCATCCCGTCCCGCCCTTAAAAGGAAGGCCCAAGGTCTGGTAGACTTGCGCATTCATCTCATTATCCGCGCGATCGCAGCGCCTCAAGAGAATTCGCATGACCGTCACCATCAAGACGCCCGAAGACATCGAGAAAATGCGCGTCGCCGGCCGTCTGGCCGCCGAAGTGCTGGAAATGATCGGCGAGCACGTCAAGCCCGGGGTCACCACCGACGAACTGGACCGCATCTGCCACGACTACATCGTCAACGTGCAGAAGGCCATTCCGGCGCCGCTGAACTACAAAGGCTTCCCCAAGTCGATCTGCACCTCGATCAACCACGTGGTGTGCCACGGCATTCCCAACGACAAGCCGCTCAAGGAAGGCGATATCGTCAACCTCGATATCACCGTGATCAAGGACGGCTACCACGGCGACACCAGCAAGATGTTCCTGGTCGGCAAGACCCCGGAATGGGCTGATCGTCTCTGCCAGATCACCCAGGAATGCATGTACAAGGGCATCGCCGTGGTCAAGCCGGGCGCGCGCCTGGGCGACATCGGCGAGGTGATCCAGAAGTACGCCGAGAAGAACGGCTTCTCCGTGGTGCGCGAGTACTGCGGCCATGGCATCGGCAAGGTCTTCCACGAAGAGCCCCAGGTGCTGCACTACGGCCGCGCCGGCACTGGCCTGGAGCTCAAGGAAGGCATGATCTTCACCATCGAGCCGATGATCAACCAGGGCCGCCCGGAAACCCGCCTGCTGGGCGACGGCTGGACCGCCATCACCAAGGACCGCAAGCTGTCCGCGCAGTGGGAGCACACCGTGCTGGTCACCGCCGATGGCTATGAGATCCTGACCCTGCGTAACGACGAAAGCTTCCCGCGCACCCCGGCCTGAATGGCTGTTCAAAATCTTGCGAGCTAGAGCAGAACAAGGCGCAACGACCAATGGGAGTAACAGCCGCAGGCTGGCCCGAAGGGTAAGCGCCAGCGAATCAAACAGGCGAGGACGCGGAGGGTAAATGAGCAGTCCGAGCCTGTTTTTAACGCAGTTATGCCGACGCGCAGCTGATTTTGTGCGGTTTGCAATCTTGCCGACGGCTGGGTAGAACATACAAATCCCGGCCCGGCATGTCCGGGCCCGGCGCCACGCGCCAGGCCCGTCGCACATCTTGCCCCTGCCCTCCCTCAATCCCTGAATCAGGAAGGCCGCCATGCCGCAGGTGGACCCCGAGTTGTTCGACCGTGGGCAGTTCCAGGCGGAACTGGCCCTCAAATCCAGCCCTATTGCTGCGTTCAAGAAGGCCATTCGTCAGGCCAACGAGGTACTCGACGCCCGCTTCAACGGCGGCCGCGACATCCGCCGACTGATCGAAGACCGCGCCTGGTTCGTCGACCAGATCCTGCAGCAGGCCTGGAGCCGCTTCAGTTGGGGCGACGCCGCCGATATCGCGCTGGTCGCCGTGGGCGGCTATGGGCGCGGCGAACTGCACCCGCACTCGGACATCGACCTGCTGATCCTGCTCAATAGCGAGGACCAGGAAAGCTTCCGCGAAGCCATCGAAGGCTTCCTCACCCTGCTCTGGGACATCGGCCTGGAAGTCGGCCAGAGCGTGCGCTCGGTGGCCGAATGTGCCGACGAGGCCCGCGCCGACCTGACGATAGTCACCAACCTGATGGAGTGCCGGACCATTTCCGGTCCGGACGCCCTGCGCCAGCGCATGCTCGAGGCCACCAGCGCGAAGCAGATGTGGCCGAGCGGGCAGTTTTACCTGGCCAAGCGCAAGGAACAGATTCACCGCCACACCAAATACAACGACACCGAATACAACCTCGAGCCCAACGTGAAGGGCTCGCCCGGCGGCCTGCGCGACATTCAGACCCTGCTCTGGGTCGCCCGCCGCCATTTCGGCAGCCTCAACCTGCACGCCCTGGTGCGCGAAGGCTTCCTGGTGGAAAGCGAATGCAGCGTGCTCGCCTCCAGCCAGGAATTCCTCTGGAAGGTCCGCTACGCCCTGCACATGCTCGCCGGCC of the Pseudomonas sp. PSE14 genome contains:
- a CDS encoding phosphatidate cytidylyltransferase, with the protein product MLKQRIITALILLPVALGGFFLLDGAAFSLFIGLVVSVGAWEWARLAGYNEQSARFGYAAVVAALMLILSWLPQLAGAVLVLALLWWLLATVMVLTYPDSASSWGGRWRRLLIGLLILVPAWQGLVLLKQWPLANWLIVAVMVLVWAADIGAYFSGKAFGKRKLAPRVSPGKSWEGFYGGLALSLAITVAVAIYRDWTVRELLLALPCAAIVVALSVVGDLTESMFKRQSGLKDSSNLLPGHGGVLDRIDSLTAAIPVFTALLWLVGWGTP
- the frr gene encoding ribosome recycling factor: MINEIKKEAQDRMGKTLEALGHAFAKIRTGRAHPSILDSVMVSYYGSDTPLRQVANITVEDSRTLALSVFDKSMIQAVEKAIMTSDLGLNPATAGTTIRVPMPALTEETRKGFTKQARAEAEQARVSVRNIRRDALAQLKDLQKEKEISEDDERRAGDDIQKITDKFVADIEKALEAKEADLMAV
- the tsf gene encoding translation elongation factor Ts, producing the protein MAEITAALVKELRERTGQGMMECKKALVAAEGDIEKAIDDMRASGAIKAAKKAGNIAAEGSIAVKVADDAKSATIIEVNSQTDFLALQDDFKGFVAASLDKAVAQKLTDAAPLIAEQEPAREALVAKCGENVNIRRLARAEGDVVGAYLHGHRIGVLVTLKGGNADLARDIAMHIAASNPQFLDPSQVSEEAVAKEKEIFLALNADKIAGKPENIVENMVKGRISKFLAEASLVEQAFVKDPEVKVGDLAKKAGAEIVSFIRYEVGEGIEKVEADFAAEVAAQVAASKQ
- the pyrH gene encoding UMP kinase: MAQQLSARQPRYKRILLKLSGEALMGSEEFGIDPKVLDRMALEIGQLVGIGVQVGLVIGGGNLFRGAALSAAGMDRVTGDHMGMLATVMNGLAMRDALERSNITAIVMSAISMVGVTDHYDRRKAMRHLNSGEVVIFSAGTGNPFFTTDSAACLRAIEIDADVVLKATKVDGVYTADPFKDPNAEKFERLTYDEVLDRKLGVMDLTAICLCRDQKMPLRVFNMNKPGALLNIVVGGAEGTLIEED
- the rpsB gene encoding 30S ribosomal protein S2 translates to MSQVNMRDMLKAGVHFGHQTRYWNPKMGKFIFGARNKIHIINLEKTLPMFNEALTFVERLAQGKNKILFVGTKRSAGKIVREEAARCGMPYVDHRWLGGMLTNYKTIRQSIKRLRELETQSQDGTFAKLTKKEALMRTRDLEKLDRSLGGIKDMGGLPDALFVIDVDHERIAITEANKLGIPVIGIVDTNSSPEGVDYVIPGNDDAIRAVQLYLGSMAEAVLRGKQNATGGADEFVEEAPAESAEG
- the uppS gene encoding polyprenyl diphosphate synthase translates to MEKTKQVTPVPRHVAIIMDGNNRWAKKRLMPGVAGHKAGVDAVRAVIKTCAEAGVEVLTLFAFSSENWQRPADEVGALMELFLMALRREVRKLSANGIRLRIIGDRSRFAPELQTAMREAESLTANGTTMLLQVAANYGGQWDITQAAQRLAREVQAGHLAPDEITPELIQGCLSTGDQPLPDLCIRTGGEHRISNFLLWQLAYAELYFSDLYWPDFKREAMQAALVDYASRQRRFGKTSEQVEAEAPPTC
- the map gene encoding type I methionyl aminopeptidase, whose amino-acid sequence is MTVTIKTPEDIEKMRVAGRLAAEVLEMIGEHVKPGVTTDELDRICHDYIVNVQKAIPAPLNYKGFPKSICTSINHVVCHGIPNDKPLKEGDIVNLDITVIKDGYHGDTSKMFLVGKTPEWADRLCQITQECMYKGIAVVKPGARLGDIGEVIQKYAEKNGFSVVREYCGHGIGKVFHEEPQVLHYGRAGTGLELKEGMIFTIEPMINQGRPETRLLGDGWTAITKDRKLSAQWEHTVLVTADGYEILTLRNDESFPRTPA